In Actinomadura citrea, a single window of DNA contains:
- a CDS encoding peroxiredoxin, with amino-acid sequence MKPGDVVDDFELPDETGEPRTLTGLLAEGPVVLFFYPAAMTPGCTAEACHFRDVVAELAEAGARPVGISADPVGKQKEFADKHSLGYPLLSDPDGEVRARFGVKRSVALMPTKRQTFVIDTDRSVLAVVKSEVRMNTHADKALEALRARRG; translated from the coding sequence ATGAAACCCGGTGATGTCGTCGACGACTTCGAACTCCCGGACGAGACGGGCGAACCGCGCACCCTGACCGGCCTGCTGGCCGAGGGCCCGGTGGTCCTGTTCTTCTACCCGGCGGCCATGACCCCCGGCTGCACCGCCGAGGCCTGCCATTTCCGCGACGTGGTCGCCGAGCTCGCCGAGGCGGGCGCCCGTCCGGTGGGCATCAGCGCGGACCCGGTCGGCAAGCAGAAGGAGTTCGCCGACAAGCACTCGCTCGGCTACCCGCTGCTGTCCGACCCGGACGGCGAGGTCCGCGCGCGCTTCGGCGTCAAGCGCTCCGTGGCCCTCATGCCGACCAAGCGCCAGACCTTCGTCATCGACACCGACCGCAGCGTCCTGGCGGTCGTCAAGAGCGAGGTCCGCATGAACACCCACGCCGACAAGGCGCTGGAGGCCCTGAGGGCCCGCCGCGGCTGA
- a CDS encoding glycosyltransferase: protein MHRPLHIALVSASDLDGEHLQSVHVRDLARSLTRPLVADGEPNQVTVYTRRQDRAARGRVRLAPGASQVNLDAGPARPLSDDELLQHLRDFADGLRRRWSGSARPDIVHAHGWIGGLAACAVARELGIPFVQSYHGVAAVERQAGRQVHPHRDRLEKAIGRDADLVLAGHAEEATAVVRTGVPRPSVSVVPYGVDSEHFSQVGPAMPHGDRPRLVIVSEDLGADAETALRALVHVPDAELAVAGGPEREDLEHDSAVHRLRLLAKELHVADRVIFLGRLPRKTLPKLLRTASLALCLAPHQPSPAVPLEAMACGVPVVATPVGGNADEVLDHITGIHVPAGRPVVIGRAIRQLLSEDTTLHGYSIAAGDRARSRYSLERVAAETLRAYLKVLPVPEPEPAEEDEAGQETGKAPALVG, encoded by the coding sequence ATGCATCGCCCGCTTCACATCGCTCTGGTGTCCGCCTCCGACCTTGACGGCGAGCACCTGCAGTCAGTCCACGTCCGGGATCTCGCTCGTTCCCTCACCCGTCCGCTGGTCGCCGACGGTGAGCCGAACCAGGTCACGGTCTACACGCGCCGCCAGGACAGGGCCGCCCGCGGTCGCGTCCGGCTCGCGCCGGGCGCCTCCCAGGTGAACCTGGACGCCGGCCCCGCCCGCCCGCTGTCGGACGACGAACTGCTCCAGCACCTGCGCGACTTCGCCGACGGGCTGCGTCGCCGCTGGTCAGGCTCGGCGCGCCCCGACATCGTGCACGCGCACGGCTGGATCGGCGGCCTGGCCGCCTGCGCCGTCGCCCGCGAGCTCGGCATCCCCTTCGTGCAGAGCTACCACGGCGTGGCCGCCGTCGAGCGGCAGGCCGGACGCCAGGTCCACCCGCACCGCGACCGCCTGGAGAAGGCCATCGGGCGGGACGCCGACCTGGTCCTGGCCGGGCACGCCGAGGAGGCCACCGCGGTCGTGCGGACGGGCGTCCCGCGGCCGTCGGTCTCGGTCGTCCCCTACGGCGTGGACTCCGAGCACTTCTCGCAGGTCGGCCCGGCCATGCCGCACGGCGACCGGCCCCGCCTGGTGATCGTCAGCGAGGACCTCGGCGCCGACGCCGAGACCGCGCTGCGCGCCCTGGTGCACGTCCCCGACGCCGAGCTGGCCGTCGCCGGCGGCCCGGAGCGCGAGGACCTGGAGCACGACTCGGCCGTCCACCGGCTGCGGCTGCTGGCCAAGGAGCTGCACGTCGCCGACCGGGTCATCTTCCTCGGGCGGCTGCCCCGCAAGACCCTGCCGAAGCTGCTGCGGACCGCGAGCCTCGCGCTCTGCCTGGCCCCGCACCAGCCGTCCCCGGCGGTGCCGCTGGAGGCCATGGCCTGCGGCGTCCCCGTGGTGGCGACCCCGGTCGGCGGCAACGCCGACGAGGTCCTGGACCACATCACCGGCATCCACGTCCCGGCGGGACGGCCGGTCGTGATCGGGCGGGCGATCCGGCAGCTGCTGTCGGAGGACACCACCCTGCACGGCTACTCGATCGCCGCCGGCGACCGCGCGCGCTCCCGCTACTCCCTGGAGCGGGTCGCCGCCGAGACGCTCCGCGCGTACCTGAAGGTGCTGCCCGTCCCGGAGCCGGAGCCGGCGGAGGAGGACGAGGCGGGGCAGGAGACCGGCAAGGCCCCCGCCCTGGTCGGCTGA
- a CDS encoding helix-turn-helix transcriptional regulator, producing MLIGRAAELAELTAALDRAAAGSAGVVLVSGDAGVGKTHLVSALTAAAVDRGCAVLVGQCAELGESMPYLPLTDALWAAAHAGTPESDEVRSALDARPALARLLPDGEGGPAAGSELGQQQLFGAVLGLLGELGDERPVLLVLEDLHWADRSTRHLLTFLSRVLQRERVCLVGTYRSDDLHRRHPLRPVVAELLRLPNVTGVEVRPFGRGETAQYLAELARGSAPVTARTVERVHRRSEGNPFYAAELYSSGLDVGDTGDDGAAGLPSALADLLLSRIERLSDAGQRVVRVAAVAGRRVDDELVRVVAGLDEATVGEALREVVSHQLLVPSGAGYTFRHALLREAVYADLLPGERTRLHADFARLLVGLPDGTRGSAAELAHHSLAAHDLPAAFAASVRAGREADRLAAPAEAYEHYDRALELWDAVADPEAAAGTDRMRLSLAAAQASARAGELRRAVHRLRRVLAAADPADVRLGCLLREHLAGYLGDIDEDAESQAVAREAVAMLPADPPTVERADALATYARTLMYRDAAGEMPEFAERAIETAREAGATGAEASLLVTLGLYRESREADTGVAEVFARAHELAAAAGDSSMIAMRASFHLARTKFDRGDLAGAVRAADAGVKFAVDNGLVWSTFGIVLRSLRYLVHYTSGDWAEAGRLADEFAVQVVRTPEAQVSAYALFLEVAQGAPTVEQRLRWIAPLRAQDGFVNYLSRGLAAEQALWHGDPETAAEHVRDVLDTVYIETVGAIRIAATGLWAEADRAARARAAGDEEALRAARETGDMLLRIARSVVAVNVDGQPRAWLGWEGQGWLARAEAERRRLDGVHDVELWRRTAELFTYGDSDGGFVYEVARSRWRLAEALAENGDRDEAAVQWRAAVQAAERLGARPLLAALRDLGVRARLGTGRAGAAPRTAPSGPLDSLTGREREVLKLVAEGRNNREIAAALFISPKTASVHVSNILGKLNVSSRTQAAAVAHREGT from the coding sequence ATGCTGATCGGCAGGGCGGCGGAGCTCGCGGAGCTGACCGCCGCGCTGGACCGCGCCGCCGCCGGCAGCGCGGGCGTCGTGCTGGTCAGCGGGGACGCGGGGGTCGGCAAGACGCACCTGGTGTCCGCGCTCACCGCCGCCGCCGTCGACCGCGGCTGCGCCGTGCTCGTCGGGCAGTGCGCCGAGCTGGGCGAGAGCATGCCCTACCTGCCGCTCACCGACGCCCTGTGGGCCGCCGCGCACGCCGGGACGCCGGAGTCGGACGAGGTCCGCTCCGCGCTCGACGCCCGGCCCGCGCTCGCGCGCCTGCTGCCCGACGGCGAGGGCGGCCCCGCCGCGGGATCCGAGCTCGGCCAGCAGCAGCTGTTCGGCGCGGTGCTCGGCCTGCTCGGGGAACTGGGCGACGAGCGGCCCGTGCTGCTGGTCCTGGAGGACCTGCACTGGGCCGACCGGTCGACGCGGCACCTGCTGACGTTCCTCAGCCGCGTCCTGCAGCGCGAGCGGGTCTGCCTCGTCGGGACGTACCGGTCCGACGACCTGCACCGGCGGCACCCGCTGCGGCCCGTGGTCGCCGAGCTGCTGCGGCTGCCGAACGTGACGGGCGTCGAGGTCCGCCCGTTCGGCCGGGGCGAGACGGCCCAGTACCTCGCCGAGCTGGCGCGCGGGTCCGCCCCGGTCACGGCACGGACCGTCGAGCGGGTGCACCGCCGGTCGGAGGGCAACCCCTTCTACGCCGCCGAGCTGTACTCCTCGGGCCTGGACGTCGGGGACACCGGGGACGACGGGGCGGCCGGGCTGCCGTCCGCGCTCGCCGACCTGCTGCTGTCGCGGATCGAGCGGCTGTCGGACGCGGGCCAGCGGGTGGTGCGGGTCGCGGCCGTGGCGGGGCGCCGCGTCGACGACGAACTGGTCCGCGTCGTGGCGGGGCTGGACGAGGCGACGGTCGGCGAGGCGCTGCGCGAGGTGGTGTCGCACCAGCTGCTCGTCCCGTCCGGCGCCGGGTACACGTTCCGGCACGCGCTGCTGCGCGAGGCCGTCTACGCCGACCTGCTGCCCGGCGAGCGGACCCGGCTGCACGCCGACTTCGCCCGGCTCCTGGTCGGCCTCCCCGACGGCACGCGCGGGTCGGCCGCCGAGCTGGCGCACCACAGCCTCGCCGCGCACGACCTGCCCGCAGCGTTCGCCGCGTCGGTCCGGGCCGGCCGGGAGGCCGACCGCCTCGCCGCGCCCGCCGAGGCCTACGAGCACTACGACCGGGCGCTGGAGCTGTGGGACGCCGTCGCCGACCCGGAGGCCGCCGCCGGCACGGACCGGATGCGCCTGTCGCTGGCGGCCGCCCAGGCGTCCGCGCGGGCCGGCGAGCTGCGGCGGGCGGTGCACCGGCTGCGCCGGGTGCTGGCCGCGGCCGACCCCGCCGACGTCCGGCTCGGCTGCCTGCTGCGCGAGCACCTGGCCGGCTACCTCGGCGACATCGACGAGGACGCCGAGTCGCAGGCGGTGGCGCGGGAGGCGGTGGCGATGCTGCCGGCCGACCCGCCGACCGTCGAGCGCGCCGACGCGCTCGCCACCTACGCCCGGACGCTGATGTACCGGGACGCGGCCGGGGAGATGCCCGAGTTCGCCGAGCGCGCCATCGAGACGGCGCGCGAGGCGGGCGCCACCGGCGCCGAGGCCAGCCTGCTGGTCACGCTCGGCCTGTACCGCGAGTCGCGGGAGGCCGACACCGGCGTCGCGGAGGTGTTCGCCCGCGCCCACGAGCTGGCCGCGGCGGCCGGCGACAGCTCCATGATCGCGATGCGGGCCTCCTTCCACCTCGCCCGGACGAAGTTCGACCGCGGCGACCTCGCGGGCGCGGTCCGTGCTGCCGACGCGGGCGTGAAGTTCGCCGTGGACAACGGCCTCGTGTGGAGCACGTTCGGCATCGTGCTGCGGTCCCTGCGCTACCTCGTCCACTACACGTCGGGGGACTGGGCGGAGGCGGGCCGGCTCGCCGACGAGTTCGCGGTCCAGGTCGTCCGCACGCCCGAGGCGCAGGTGTCGGCGTACGCCCTGTTCCTGGAGGTCGCGCAGGGCGCCCCGACGGTCGAGCAGCGGCTGCGCTGGATCGCTCCGCTGCGGGCGCAGGACGGGTTCGTCAACTACCTCTCCCGGGGGCTCGCCGCCGAGCAGGCGCTGTGGCACGGCGACCCCGAGACGGCCGCCGAGCACGTCCGCGACGTTCTCGACACCGTCTACATCGAGACGGTCGGGGCCATCCGCATCGCGGCGACCGGGCTCTGGGCGGAGGCCGACCGGGCGGCCCGGGCCCGCGCCGCCGGGGACGAGGAGGCGCTGCGGGCGGCGCGGGAGACCGGCGACATGCTCCTGCGGATCGCGCGCAGCGTCGTCGCGGTCAACGTCGACGGGCAGCCGCGCGCCTGGCTCGGCTGGGAGGGGCAGGGCTGGCTGGCGCGCGCCGAGGCCGAGCGCCGCCGCCTGGACGGCGTCCACGACGTGGAACTGTGGCGCAGGACGGCCGAGCTGTTCACCTACGGCGACTCCGACGGCGGGTTCGTCTACGAGGTGGCGCGGTCGCGGTGGCGGCTGGCCGAGGCGCTGGCCGAGAACGGCGACCGGGACGAGGCCGCCGTGCAGTGGCGGGCGGCCGTGCAGGCCGCCGAACGGCTCGGTGCCAGGCCGCTGCTGGCCGCGCTGCGCGACCTCGGCGTCCGCGCCCGGCTCGGGACCGGCCGCGCGGGCGCGGCGCCCCGGACCGCGCCGTCCGGTCCGCTCGACTCCCTCACCGGACGGGAGCGGGAGGTGCTGAAGCTCGTCGCCGAGGGCCGCAACAACCGGGAGATCGCGGCGGCGCTGTTCATCTCCCCCAAGACGGCGAGCGTGCACGTGTCGAACATCCTCGGCAAGCTGAACGTCTCCAGCCGCACCCAGGCCGCCGCCGTCGCCCACCGCGAGGGCACCTGA
- a CDS encoding nitroreductase/quinone reductase family protein, which translates to MDFNKQIIEEFRANGGRVGGPFEGGRLLLLTTTGARSGAPHTTPLGYLPDGVGRVLVIGSAGGAPRNPAWFHNLVANPRVTVESGAFTYEADAVVLEGDERDRAFARAAEADPGWAGYEEKSGRTLPVVALVQVAAGPPSGPESPSAMLVAVHDAFRGELELIRKEVAASGAAVGAQLRVNCLTMCQGLGHHHMGEDQQMFPLLERRHPELAPALAELRDEHATISALLEELRRVLDAGDSASLRAEVDRLTAALGAHLDREEERLVPLLDALEF; encoded by the coding sequence ATGGATTTCAACAAGCAGATCATCGAGGAGTTCCGCGCGAACGGCGGACGGGTCGGCGGCCCGTTCGAGGGCGGGCGGCTGCTCCTGCTGACCACGACCGGGGCGCGGAGCGGCGCCCCGCACACGACGCCGCTCGGCTACCTGCCCGACGGCGTCGGGCGCGTCCTGGTCATCGGCTCGGCCGGTGGCGCGCCGAGGAACCCGGCCTGGTTCCACAACCTGGTCGCGAACCCGCGCGTCACGGTCGAGAGCGGCGCCTTCACCTACGAGGCCGACGCGGTCGTCCTGGAAGGGGACGAGCGCGACCGCGCCTTCGCCCGGGCCGCCGAGGCCGATCCCGGCTGGGCCGGGTACGAGGAGAAGTCGGGACGGACGCTCCCCGTCGTCGCCCTGGTCCAGGTCGCCGCCGGGCCGCCCTCCGGGCCGGAGTCGCCCAGCGCCATGCTGGTCGCGGTGCACGACGCGTTCCGCGGGGAGCTGGAGCTGATCCGCAAGGAGGTCGCCGCGTCCGGGGCCGCCGTGGGCGCTCAGCTGAGGGTCAACTGCCTGACGATGTGCCAGGGGCTCGGTCACCACCACATGGGTGAGGACCAGCAGATGTTCCCCTTGCTGGAGCGGCGCCACCCCGAGCTGGCCCCGGCGCTGGCGGAGCTGAGGGACGAGCACGCGACGATCAGCGCGCTGCTGGAGGAGCTGCGCCGCGTCCTCGACGCCGGCGACTCCGCGTCGCTGCGCGCCGAGGTCGACCGGCTCACCGCCGCCCTGGGGGCGCATCTCGACCGCGAAGAGGAGCGGCTCGTCCCGCTCCTGGACGCCCTGGAGTTCTAG
- a CDS encoding diacylglycerol kinase — protein sequence MTYRVVQWSTGNVGRHAIAGIDARPDLELAGVWVSNPAKVGRDAGDLAGLGRDLGVTATGDAEALLALRPDCVVYTSMADVRLMEAIDDLCRILRAGVNVVSSSPVFLQFPDGVVPAGMSDPVREAAAAGGASVFVNGIDPGFANDVLPLAVTGISERIEQVRCMEILNYNTYDQATVLFDIMGFGRPLDDAPMLLQPGVLTMAWGSVVRQIAAGLGVELDGITEGHTRLPAPETFAVSAGTIEKGTAAALRFEVRGMRGGEAVVVLEHVTRLRDDLAPDWPQPAGAGCYRVEVRGEPNYTVDLRLLGTDGDHNTAGLKATAMRLVNAVPAVVEAPPGLLTALDLPLIPGRGLL from the coding sequence GTGACCTACCGCGTCGTCCAGTGGAGCACCGGCAACGTCGGGCGGCACGCGATCGCCGGCATCGACGCCCGCCCCGACCTCGAACTCGCCGGGGTGTGGGTCTCCAACCCGGCCAAGGTCGGCCGGGACGCCGGCGACCTGGCGGGCCTCGGCCGCGACCTCGGCGTCACCGCCACCGGCGACGCCGAGGCGCTGCTGGCCCTGCGGCCCGACTGCGTCGTCTACACCTCGATGGCCGACGTCCGGCTGATGGAGGCGATCGACGACCTGTGCCGCATCCTGCGCGCCGGGGTGAACGTCGTCTCCAGCAGCCCGGTGTTCCTGCAGTTCCCGGACGGCGTCGTCCCGGCCGGGATGTCGGACCCGGTGCGGGAGGCGGCCGCGGCCGGCGGGGCGTCCGTCTTCGTCAACGGCATCGACCCCGGCTTCGCCAACGACGTGCTCCCGCTCGCCGTCACCGGCATCAGCGAGCGCATCGAGCAGGTCCGCTGCATGGAGATCCTGAACTACAACACCTACGACCAGGCCACGGTCCTGTTCGACATCATGGGCTTCGGGCGCCCGCTGGACGACGCGCCGATGCTGCTGCAGCCCGGCGTCCTCACCATGGCGTGGGGGAGCGTCGTTCGGCAGATCGCCGCCGGCCTCGGCGTGGAACTGGACGGCATCACCGAGGGGCACACCCGCCTCCCCGCGCCCGAGACCTTCGCCGTCTCCGCCGGGACCATCGAGAAGGGCACGGCCGCGGCGCTGCGGTTCGAGGTGCGGGGCATGCGCGGCGGCGAGGCCGTCGTCGTCCTGGAGCACGTCACCCGGCTCCGCGACGACCTCGCCCCCGACTGGCCGCAGCCCGCCGGCGCGGGCTGCTACCGGGTCGAGGTCCGCGGCGAGCCGAACTACACGGTGGACCTGCGGCTCCTCGGCACCGACGGCGACCACAACACCGCGGGCCTGAAGGCCACCGCGATGCGCCTCGTCAACGCCGTCCCCGCCGTCGTCGAGGCGCCCCCCGGCCTGCTCACCGCCCTGGACCTGCCGCTGATCCCCGGCCGCGGCCTCCTCTAG
- a CDS encoding SDR family oxidoreductase, with the protein MISERFRIDGRVAVVTGAGRGIGAATAVALAQAGADVVISSRTREQLDEVAAGIEAAGRRALVVPSDLADPETAAELADLAAGEFGRLDIVVNNMGGAMPAAFLDTSPRHMEKAFRFNVGTAHALTRAAVPHLLKADGGSVVNISSAMGRIAGRGYLAYGSAKAALAHYTRLAAFDLAPRVRVNAVAVGSVATSALDVVMTSDELRTEMERRTPLRRVGEPEDVAAAVLYLAAPASAYVTGSVLRVDGGIEAPNLDLGLEDL; encoded by the coding sequence GTGATCTCGGAGCGGTTCCGAATCGACGGCAGGGTGGCGGTGGTGACCGGCGCGGGCCGGGGGATCGGAGCGGCCACCGCGGTCGCGCTCGCCCAGGCGGGCGCCGACGTGGTGATCTCCTCCCGGACGCGCGAGCAGCTCGACGAGGTCGCCGCCGGGATCGAGGCGGCCGGGCGGCGGGCCCTGGTCGTCCCCTCCGACCTGGCCGACCCCGAGACCGCCGCCGAGCTGGCGGACCTCGCCGCCGGCGAGTTCGGCCGCCTGGACATCGTGGTGAACAACATGGGCGGCGCCATGCCCGCCGCCTTCCTGGACACCTCCCCCCGGCACATGGAGAAGGCGTTCCGCTTCAACGTGGGCACCGCGCACGCGCTGACCCGCGCGGCAGTCCCGCACCTGCTGAAGGCGGACGGCGGCAGCGTCGTCAACATCTCCTCGGCCATGGGGCGCATCGCGGGCCGCGGTTACCTCGCCTACGGCAGCGCCAAGGCGGCCCTCGCCCACTACACCCGGCTCGCCGCGTTCGACCTGGCCCCGCGCGTGCGCGTCAACGCCGTGGCCGTCGGCTCCGTCGCGACGTCCGCGCTCGACGTCGTCATGACCAGCGACGAACTGCGCACCGAGATGGAGCGCAGGACGCCGCTGCGCCGCGTCGGCGAGCCCGAGGACGTCGCCGCCGCCGTCCTCTACCTCGCCGCGCCCGCCTCCGCCTACGTCACCGGCAGCGTGCTGCGCGTGGACGGCGGCATCGAGGCCCCCAACCTCGACCTCGGCCTGGAGGATCTGTGA
- the lanKC gene encoding class III lanthionine synthetase LanKC — MDKGYELYCLADELFYDAPPVARSTDFDITRRELPEGWEKVFGDEWVVYVPPVQRAPEQGWKVHVSGCPESAEESLAGTWEYCVARGIEFKHLRGPGTLRRRNAKYAPRGASGKLVTIYPEDERELAEVLTGLGARLDGLPGPYILSDLRIGEGPLHVRYGGFAERRCLDEQGRLVPALRDGSGELVPDRRDPVFSVPGWVSLPDCLEAHLKARGATTTTDLPYRIDTALHFSNGGGVYAATDTRSGTKVVLKEGRPYAGLAADGADAVTRLRRERDILEKLDGIDGVPAVLDWFTLGEHHFLVQEFIEGRTLNTFFAERHPMLDPEPDPAKTAEYTTWALRVHAGVERVIAAIHERGVVFNDLHMFNVMVRPDDSVALIDFETAAPAADGGRQTLANPAFLAPPDRRGAEVDRYSLACLRLALFVPLTTLFVIDRGKARQLADLIAENFPVPRAFLDEAVAQIARDVVPAPAPAFTPDAPGWERARDALARAILESATPERADRLFPGDVEQFSGASLGLAHGAAGVLYALDATGAGRVPAHEEWLAERAANPRRGTGIGLYDGLMGAAYVLSRLGHRDAALTAARHCLGERWERLGDDLYGGLPGVALVLDHLAGATGDAFLREAARRCVEIVAERSGGGGGARPGLMHGGAGAALMFVRAYERDGNPELLDLAAAALHRDLAACVTDHNGALHVDQGSRVLPYLGRGSVGIGLVLDEYLAHRADERFEAARDAVRLAAMSRYYAQPSLFSGRAGMLLHLARHARSGLDPADGARVEGHVRDLAWHALPYAGGLAMPGEHMYRLSMDLATGTAGVLLALGAALHDPAPGLPFLGTAHRPPVGTPTAATSIQPERR; from the coding sequence GTGGACAAGGGGTACGAGCTTTACTGCCTCGCAGACGAGCTCTTTTACGATGCTCCGCCGGTGGCCCGTAGCACCGACTTCGACATCACTCGGCGGGAACTCCCCGAGGGCTGGGAAAAGGTCTTCGGCGACGAGTGGGTCGTCTATGTGCCGCCGGTGCAGCGCGCCCCCGAGCAGGGCTGGAAAGTGCACGTCTCGGGGTGCCCGGAAAGCGCGGAGGAGTCGCTCGCCGGCACGTGGGAATACTGCGTCGCCCGGGGAATCGAGTTCAAGCACCTGCGCGGCCCGGGGACGCTCCGGAGGCGCAACGCCAAGTACGCGCCGCGCGGGGCGAGCGGGAAGCTCGTCACGATCTACCCTGAGGACGAGCGCGAGCTGGCGGAGGTGCTCACCGGGCTCGGCGCGCGGCTGGACGGCCTCCCCGGCCCGTACATCCTCAGCGACCTGCGCATCGGTGAGGGCCCGCTGCACGTCCGGTACGGCGGCTTCGCGGAGCGCCGGTGCCTGGACGAGCAGGGGCGGCTCGTGCCAGCGCTGCGCGACGGCTCCGGGGAACTGGTGCCGGACCGGCGCGATCCCGTCTTCTCCGTCCCCGGCTGGGTGAGCCTTCCCGACTGCCTGGAAGCGCATCTCAAGGCACGCGGCGCCACGACGACGACCGATCTGCCCTACCGGATCGACACGGCCCTCCACTTTTCCAACGGGGGCGGTGTCTACGCGGCTACCGACACCCGAAGCGGGACGAAGGTGGTACTGAAAGAAGGGCGCCCCTATGCGGGCCTCGCCGCCGACGGCGCGGACGCGGTGACCCGGCTCCGGCGTGAGCGGGACATTCTGGAAAAGCTCGACGGGATCGACGGCGTGCCCGCCGTTCTCGACTGGTTCACGCTCGGCGAGCACCATTTCCTGGTCCAGGAGTTCATCGAGGGGCGCACGCTCAACACCTTCTTCGCCGAACGGCACCCGATGCTCGATCCCGAGCCGGATCCCGCGAAGACCGCCGAGTACACCACATGGGCGCTGCGCGTCCACGCAGGGGTGGAACGCGTCATCGCCGCCATCCACGAGCGCGGCGTGGTCTTCAACGACCTGCACATGTTCAACGTGATGGTGCGGCCGGACGACTCGGTCGCGCTGATCGACTTCGAGACGGCGGCGCCCGCGGCCGACGGCGGCCGGCAGACCCTCGCCAACCCCGCGTTCCTCGCCCCGCCCGACCGGCGCGGCGCCGAGGTGGACCGCTACAGCCTCGCCTGCCTGCGGCTCGCCCTGTTCGTCCCGCTGACCACGCTGTTCGTGATCGACCGGGGCAAGGCGCGGCAGCTCGCCGACCTGATCGCCGAGAACTTCCCCGTCCCCCGGGCGTTCCTGGACGAGGCGGTCGCGCAGATCGCCCGGGACGTCGTGCCCGCCCCCGCACCGGCGTTCACTCCGGACGCCCCCGGCTGGGAGCGCGCCAGGGACGCCCTCGCACGGGCGATCCTCGAGAGCGCCACCCCCGAGCGCGCCGACCGGCTCTTCCCCGGCGACGTGGAGCAGTTCTCCGGCGCGTCGCTCGGGCTCGCGCACGGCGCCGCCGGCGTCCTGTACGCGCTGGACGCGACGGGCGCCGGCCGGGTCCCGGCCCACGAGGAGTGGCTGGCGGAGCGGGCGGCGAACCCGCGCCGCGGAACCGGGATCGGCCTGTACGACGGCCTGATGGGCGCCGCGTACGTGCTGTCCCGCCTCGGCCACCGGGACGCCGCGCTCACCGCCGCCCGGCACTGCCTGGGCGAACGGTGGGAGCGGCTCGGCGACGACCTCTACGGCGGCCTGCCGGGAGTCGCGCTCGTCCTGGACCACCTCGCCGGCGCGACCGGCGACGCGTTCCTGCGCGAGGCGGCCCGCCGCTGCGTGGAGATCGTGGCGGAGCGGTCCGGCGGAGGGGGCGGCGCGCGTCCCGGCCTCATGCACGGCGGCGCCGGCGCGGCGCTGATGTTCGTCCGCGCCTACGAGCGCGACGGGAACCCCGAGCTGCTCGACCTGGCCGCCGCCGCGCTGCACCGCGACCTCGCCGCCTGCGTCACCGACCACAACGGCGCCCTGCACGTCGACCAGGGCAGCCGGGTGCTGCCCTACCTCGGCCGCGGCAGCGTCGGCATCGGCCTCGTCCTGGACGAGTACCTGGCCCACCGGGCGGACGAGCGGTTCGAGGCGGCGCGCGACGCCGTCCGCCTCGCCGCGATGTCCCGGTACTACGCGCAGCCGAGCCTGTTCAGCGGGCGTGCCGGGATGCTGCTCCACCTGGCCCGGCACGCCCGGTCGGGCCTCGACCCGGCGGACGGGGCGCGGGTGGAGGGGCACGTCCGCGACCTCGCCTGGCACGCGCTGCCGTACGCGGGCGGGCTGGCGATGCCGGGCGAGCACATGTACCGGCTGTCGATGGACCTCGCGACCGGCACCGCCGGGGTGCTGCTCGCGCTCGGCGCGGCCCTCCACGACCCGGCCCCCGGACTGCCGTTCCTCGGGACGGCGCACCGACCCCCCGTGGGGACCCCCACGGCGGCCACCTCTATCCAGCCCGAAAGGAGGTGA
- a CDS encoding SapB/AmfS family lanthipeptide, whose amino-acid sequence MALLDLQGMVSENGGGGGNSSLSLLCHSSHSITICL is encoded by the coding sequence ATGGCGCTTCTCGACCTTCAGGGGATGGTGAGCGAGAACGGCGGCGGCGGCGGCAACAGCAGCCTCAGCCTGCTCTGCCACAGCTCCCACAGCATCACGATCTGCCTGTGA